TATCGCGGGTTCTGCTTCTGACGGGGCGGTTTCGGAGGCAGTCTGTATATATGCGAGAAGATCAACTGCCTGCTCATACTCCACATCCATGTCAGGCATCCGAATTTGCCACTCTTCGAGAAGCTGGCGGGCAAGTGGATCGTCGGCGAACATCTCCTCCGGATTCATGATGAATTCGATGAGCCAGGGAGTGGAGCGCTGCTGGGTCACCCCTTGCAGGTCCGGCCCGAGTTCGGGTCCGCCTCCAATCGAGTGGCAGCTTGCGCATTTCTCTTCATATATGGCTTTTCCTCTGGCCGCTGAACCTTCCTCAAGAGAAGCGTCTTGTCCCCGACCTGTTGCTTCAATAAATGTTGTTGACGCCGTAAAGACTGGCCGCACGCGATTTGGCGGTCGGGCCTTATCCGCCTCGTCGCCCTCATCTCGATAGACAAAGACCCTTGCGAATTGTTCCTGTGTACAGCTTTGGAAGAACAACTTGAAATCGGGTGGACCGGAAGTAAAGAGGAGCGCGACTGCACATACGAGGGGGATTTTCCGGTTCATCAGGAGAGGAGTTTTCATTATTCAAGCTCCCGCCTCCGGCGACAGAGAGACTTTCCAATGATTGGGCGGCTGGTTCTTGCTTCGGGGACAGGCGCCATTCTTCCCCGCGAGGCGCGGGACTTCCCGCGCGAGTCACGCTAAACGCGTGACAGGGCAGGGTGGTTAACGAAAATGGATTCCCACTCCCGGATCGGCGTCCGGGATAAGTTTCGCGGGAATGACAAAACCTGAGCCAATCCCCTTCGCGGAGAAATCCCCCTTAGTCCCCCTTTTGCAAAGGGGGAATGTTGCATGCGCAGCAGGCTTGGGGGACAGTCTCCATCGCGTCAGTTGGACAGATTGACAGTGCTCTCTTGCTCGGGACGATATGCTTCTTCCGCCACCTCCCCAGTAAGTGGGATTCTCCCAAAAGACTAAACAAGGACAGGCAGCCTCGCTTCTTTGCAGACGCGCCTATTTCAAAGGCGAAGTCATTATGTAATCATTCTCTTCCTTCGTCCCGTGGCACTGGATGCACCCATCCGCTTTTCCGGCGGCTTCGACCTCGCCGGCGGCCGTATACTTCGCCCAGAACCAGTTCCCCGCCTCGGGGTTGAAACCTTCGCTCTTCAACATGACGGTGTAACTTTGAAGAGTCTTCGCCTGATCGTAGTTCTCCTTGACAATGACCGATCCGGGGGGAAGCGGCGCCTCTTTTTCAGTAATGGCGTCATATGCAGTTGCATTCACATAGGTTGTCAGCAAGACTCCGTGAGGCTCGGTTCCGGCATAAAAAGCGGATTTACCGGGCCACATCTCCCACCTCTCACGGTAATTTTCCTGCTGGAGATGCTGCCAGAGTGCGGGGCCCGCCGGCTCGATGGACGGCGGCTGCGCTTGCTGGGGAGCGGCCTGCGGCTGCGGTTCGGCCTCCTCAGCGCTCGCGAAAATCAGAGGAAAGAAAACTGCGGCAAGAACCAGCATCGCGCCCAGGGTCAATTTTCTGCAGTCCATTTGTTTCTCCTTTCTCTTCATGCAATGTAACTCCGCGTGAACATGAAATGTAGCCGGGGAATCGGAAGAACGGGGATGATCCAACGCCATACAGAAGTGATCACACCATAACATTGCGGCTGAAAAAGTGCTAGTGAAGGCGAGGAGTTCCGATCGGGGGGAGACCTGTAGGGGCGGGTTTCAAACCCGCCCGCGGCGAGATGGCGGATTAGGAGGCAAATAAGAGCAAATCATCTATTGACCCGTAGGGGCGGGTTTCAAACCCGCCCGCGCGAATACGAATGACAGAACGAATTCTGGGAAGGCTGTTTGACCGGCAGGTTCGAATTCATTCGCATGGTCTGCGCGGGGGGAAGCCGCTAAATCCCTGCGTTGATGGTGAAGCCGCCGTCCACCACGATTTTCGCGCCGGAAATGTAGCGCGCGGCGTCGGAGGCGAGAAACACGACGGCGCCCTTGATATCGTCGCCCGTCCCGAAAGAGTTGAGCGGGATCAGGCCGAGCATCTTCTCCCCCCAGAGCTGATACAGGAAACTCTCCTTGTCCTTGAGCGTTTCCATCATTCCCTCTTCCATGTTGCCGGGGAGAATGGCGTTGACGCGGATATTGTGTTTGCCCCATTCAACCGCGAGCGAGCGCGTCAGCCCGACGAGCCCGATCTTTGACGTTGCATACGCGGCCATCCCGACAGCAAACCCGACCTGCCCGTTCTCGCTCGAAAAGTTGATGATGCAGCCGGAATTCTGCTCGATCATGAATCTGCCGAATTGCTGACAGCAGAGAAACGCGCCGAGCAGATTCGTATTCATCATGTTGGTCCAGTCGCCGGCGCTCATGTCGGTCGAAGGAACAACGGTGCCGATGCCGGCATTGTTAACGAGAATGTCGCATCTGCCGTAGTGCTCTTTCACGTTCTTCGCGAGAGCGGCGACCTCATCCTCTTTCGTGATGTTGCATTCGAACGCCATGCAGTTGCGGCCGGTCTTCCTTAATTTCTCGACGGCTTCGTCGAGCGATGCCGATACGCTGCGGCTGCAAATGGCGACATCGGCGCCCGCCTCGGCCAATCCTTCCGCCGCATGGAAGCCGAGCCCGCGGCTGCCGCCGGTTACCACCGCCACTTTGCCGTCAAGTTTGAACAGTTCGAGTGCGTGTGCCATTGTCAGCCCCTTTTACTTTTCGATAATTTAATTGCTCATGGTTGATGCGGAGTACATACTGTCTTAGAAACTCGTAACAAAAGGAGGCCATCATGCTTGCATGGGTAGTTGTTTTCCTTATCATAGCTCTGGTCGCCGCTCTCTTCGGATTCACCGGAATCGTCGCTGCCGCCGCAGGGATCGCGCGAATTCTGTTCTTCATTTTCATCGTGCTGTTCGTCATCGCGCTGATAGCGCAATTAGTGCGATGACGGAGAGGTCGTCAAGTCGTACGGCGCCGGATCAGACCTCTCATTCGTAGAGGGACCGAGTCTCGGTATCAAGGGCCGCAATGCGCGCGGCGGCCGCTTCGGGCGAGACCG
Above is a window of Candidatus Abyssobacteria bacterium SURF_5 DNA encoding:
- a CDS encoding SDR family oxidoreductase gives rise to the protein MAHALELFKLDGKVAVVTGGSRGLGFHAAEGLAEAGADVAICSRSVSASLDEAVEKLRKTGRNCMAFECNITKEDEVAALAKNVKEHYGRCDILVNNAGIGTVVPSTDMSAGDWTNMMNTNLLGAFLCCQQFGRFMIEQNSGCIINFSSENGQVGFAVGMAAYATSKIGLVGLTRSLAVEWGKHNIRVNAILPGNMEEGMMETLKDKESFLYQLWGEKMLGLIPLNSFGTGDDIKGAVVFLASDAARYISGAKIVVDGGFTINAGI
- a CDS encoding DUF1328 domain-containing protein; the encoded protein is MLAWVVVFLIIALVAALFGFTGIVAAAAGIARILFFIFIVLFVIALIAQLVR